The genomic window GTATCTTACATACAAATAACTTTGCTAAAGTGACTTCATTATTCGGTATTGAAAAATAGTCCATATTTTAACTCCCATGGTTTTAGCTAGCATTCAAagattgaaagaattttacagTTAAATCTGGCTTATAGTCTGTAAAAATAGACAATTGAGTAGGAATAGATAAAAGATACGATAAAACGTGTTTAACTCttgaattatatacaaaaaaaaaaaaaattcagagcaTGAATATTggttttcgagttttttgataatttacaaCATTATGAGTTGGAATTAGAATCCATTATATACTAGAATATGATATAGGAAAATGCTGCCAGCAAATTACGGTATTTTCTGAACATACGATTAACCGCAGATTTAGTTTTACGAATAGAAGATTGACTTTGTCAGATCATGATGAACAGTTTTCCGTAAATTTTCCAGTGAAGGTGCGCATACAAAGTAGGCTTCACTGTCAAATGCTTTTTATTCGCGTTTTATGATGCTTAGGAATGAAGAATATTCCATAAACGTAtagaaaatgacaaaaaatcgGAACTTTTAAAAGATtgtcataatttttaaaaattacccACCCAATTTCGAGGAACAAGAATCTGGTTTTGTGATTGAGAGCTCCGAGTCTCTGTAAATCGGTCCAAAGGAGTTTGCTGCTCGCTTAGACTCTGGCTGTGACTCTGACCCTGAGTGTTGGTTTTCGTTTCATCGATTTTCGGATTTTTCGCTGATTTAACGAGATATTCATTCAGCATCATTATGAGTGGTTTTTATTTCCACGTGGTCTATCTAAATTAATATTGGTAAGATTGAACGTATGTACGCATTCAAAGAAAAGCTTAAATCTTATATTGAACGTGCAATTCTTCGggataataaatgaatataaaattacGTACCGTTGATTTGTAACCCCGTTGTTGTTCGCTACCTGATAACTTAATGATAATTTGTAATTAGTTGCTGATCATTTAACAATAGCGATGAAAACCGCAACTTATAAGTACGTTTATTACTTTTGTGATTCAATAAGCAACTGATTCGCAACCGCCAATCTCATCGGGCAGCGCTTGTGTTCTGTTTGAATTTATACTTCCGCCGCGTAATATAGGCCCATGATCCCGCTGAAATCATTGTTTTAACGATGATGTTTCTGCATCGATTAATCATGATACGAAAATACCTATAGTTTTACAGGTATATTCGGATTATAGACCTGAGAAAACGATACGTACCATATCAAAACCATATCGCTCTTATTACTACCGTACGTAGTATTCGCGGGCATCCCGCGTAAaaaagttggtaacgttatttTAACGGTTCACGTTTcggaaaaaatcgttatttcgcaattttagGACTATCTGGGAACGCcgtaaattataataagaagaaatatattcatattttgataACTCAACTTACTCAACTATTTTAGTCACTTTAAAATTGCGATACAATGATTTTTCACCCACGTTTCTTCatgttaacgttactaacttcagcctgttaaaaatttaaatattcaaattcaaatttgtgcCGTACCTTGTTCCCGTTTCGATAAATGGACCAGCGGTAGACAGAATGAATcaacaattgaaattaatgTATTGTGACACAGGCATCACAAACTTCCACAACTTAACTTTAGAttactttattcaaatgtagATGAATAACTGCGTTCTGCGCGATGTTTAACGAGGACAATACACTGACATCTATCTGCTTAATTACCAATTAATCCTTAATAgcatacaatatttttgactcCTAGTATacgtatttcattattttcatctcaatGAGCGCATTTTAAGTAATTTTCGTGAGTATAATTGAACATTTggaaatcaattttatatcGTTGATacagtttgaaaattgtcTCCTGTGTCAGATCTTTGAAGTAACTGCATGTGCGATAGTTATCTGTGAAACCGTTTCGGGTTGCTTGAAGTCTTGGCATAAAGAACTGGTTTTTAGTTAttcccatttttgaaaaaataaaatcaatcgtTTCGATGGAATAATCTTCTAGTTTCATAACGAAATTGTACTTCACATCGCAGACTGAGCAATGCGAATAATAACTATCCCAGTGCACATCATCGTTTGATGTGGGTTCTTGTAGTAACCAAGTTACAAACTCTTTGAAAGTAGGAACCAATTTTAATCTAGAATTAAGAAACAAGCTTTTTGTTTATTGTCTGCATCTACCATTTATGAAATTGGTACATTTGCCTTACcttttattattatgaaatattcTATTCAATGAGCTGCCAGTTGTCCcgtttttgtaaaatatttctggTCTTGTCAAGTGGAATATCATCTTAGTGTATTTCCAAGCTTGCGCCGTGTACTTTGTATTGTCTTCTATTCGATctctgaaatttaataaaccaatttatgaatgagaaaatttcataatctAATAGTACACTAAATCACGAATTACAATGAACGTTGAAAGAGAATATTTGTATACAgttggtgaaaataatattgtatatcGCAATTATACCTGTATGACGATACAATTCTCTGAAAGGGATGACGTATGactaaaaatttaaacactTTACTGTCGTTGACCAAATCTTCTAGTTCTTTAATTGTTTTTGGAGACAAAACATCAATTTCTCTGCAAAggataaatatgtatataatactgTTTAGTTTTTAGAACAGACTAAATGAACAtgtgcaaaataaaaaatagtacTTATAGTAATCCTTTGAAATACTCCGATTCCTCATATCGGAAAACAATTTAATAAAACTTGTGGATGCAACTTTGCGAATCCAACAATACATCGATGTATTATTTGGGTTGTGTAAATAATGCCTCTTCACAAGAGGTGTTCTAAGGTTGTATTGACCACACATTTTCAAGATTGACCAGAGGTGTGGCATGttctgtgaaaataaaaaagaaatagtcTTTTAGTGCACTAATTCCTCAATAAATTTCCATATGATTTATACTAATTTATGTCATACCTGTGAATCGGTCAGTCTGCTTTTTATACCATCATACTCGAGTTCTGGTATGTTGCCACTGGAAATTTCATTGCctattttaataaattgtttagTTGCATTGTGAGTAAGAGTACATTCTTTTCCAGaaggaaaagtttttaatCTCTTCTGCAAAACAAATATAAACGTGTAAAGTATTAGACACacaagtaaatattttatgtatagCCTCTTTGTCAGCATATTTGCAACTGCAAAGGAACTTTTCCGCATGCTTTTTCCTGAAAGATGGTGAGCATCCGGTTTTGAATGTAGTGGGAGTGGTCAAGCAGATAAAATTTATCAGTCTACCACTGCCCACTCCTGCTGAGCTATTGTTTATAGATGAAAGAAATATTGGTCACAGACACAGAGTTTCTGCGATAATATTCAGTGTATAAactactttttcttcaaatgtTGCAATCGTTTATTGAAGTTTATGAAGTTGATTGGCTAGGTACTAAATACCGTGGAAACTCTAGAATTAGCTAACATACGCTGTTATATTAACCTTGGTTCAGATTAACTTTGCAGTTGTAATTCTAGCAGTCTTCCTACCAacatttcaattgaaaatatctaaGCTAAATTGGTTTTATAACAGGATATGGAGAGTCAAAGAAATGTGAAACTATGTacctgaaatttatttacttgtcTTTCATGGCAGCATAAATGGTATACAATATAAATTCATACATCGCACAACTTACACATTCAATcctaataattaattacacttTAGAACATATTAAATCATCTATGTTCAGATAGTAAATATCTAAACGCTACATCGTACAGGCGTACTGTGTGAAATATGTtcatattcgaaaaaaatttttaccttgATCAGAATTATAACTTTTCTGTacaaattgatataattttgtaGATTTATCCTTAAGTATTTTATTTACTGACATCAAGATTGATACAATGCCTTTGCATTAAGTTACTGAATGTAAGAAAATCCATATACAATGAGTAATTACTGAAATTTACTAAAATCACATGTAAATTGGAAACTGACTTTCTCCAATGTTCcaacgaaatgaaaagaattacTAATTGAAATACGTCATTTATTTAAATGGTTCAAGTGATGAGAATTACAACCTTTGCAAATGCAACAAGATTCCCAAGTTGCATTCGACCACCTCACCGGTGAGTATAATATGATTAATTTTCtgatgaaagtaaaaaaaaaaaaaatttagattttAAACAGCGAGTAATTAATTTATCCACGTATAAAACTTCGTCACGGAAGATTTACAAACATTATTTAACTATCGTGCGACAATTTCATCTCTACATCTACGTACGAAATTCGTTGATTGTACGAATTACTTACACCCTACTGAGAATGAGGCAGTGTATGGAaaagtagaaaagaaaattttgaatctaTCTGCGTTCTCTATAGCGGTGGTGGTGATCTCGAGTTGATGAACGGTGATCGCTGTGTCGGCTATGTCGACTTGCAGTTCGCCATAAGAATTCATCAACACTTCGTTCATAGCTTCGTTTATCCAAAGCAGATGTGGAAGAACTGTAGTCGGGTGGCAATGGCAATCCATCGTAGTAACGAGGTGGCGGAGGTGGCGGTGGTAAGGAATCATATGGATGAGCAGTAACATAGGGTGGCAAAGGAGGTAATTGATGTTGCATAGTACGCATATAATCTGCAACGTAAGCTTCAGCAGCTGCAGCTGCTCCAATACCCGAACTGCCGTACCCTCTacaggagaaaaaagaaatacacttTAGTTTAGTTTACACAATAGTACTAGAAGAACAACTAAGCTTTCACACAATAAAACTTTGGGAAAGTAATATACCTTAGACATACTGTTTTCATGTAGATTGTCCATATGCCCTATAAACTTTGAGTTCAGTGATATTTTGTAtatagaagaaaagaaagatatATTGGAGAAATTTATACTGCATGCTACTAATAATATCACCTTTAAATACAATACTCTTCGCTCATGCTCACTTTGAATACGGCGAATCTCCACGACTAAACCAACTCGGATAACGTTGGAGATGATCTCTTGAGCCTCTATGATCCGCAGATGGATGTATGTGACCTCTGGCCAAAGAAGCCAATCGTGACCTAGAAGTCAAGAACAATCTGCGTCCTCTTCCACTTCCACGGCTGCGTAGGAATCTTGAATTGTTTACTACTCTGCTGTTGTCACGATAGCTTCGAGATGTTCTTACAACGTTCTTCGATGCTTCCTTCGACTTCCTTAGAATTGGTGTCATTTCTATACCTAAAATATCGATATCATAGTAGAGTGAATAATCATATCATGTAGTCATAATAAGCCACGTGTGGTGCATCAAATATCGAAAACGATTGGTTTTTGTGTATTGCATTCGTTATAATATCGGAAGTAAAGATTATTGCACTACAAGTTCGTATTTTGGGTGATTTTAGAGCCTTAGAGAGTTAGTATAAAGTACGCTATTGGAAACTAAATacgatttaattaattaataattgtaaatCTAATAATATATTGGCAACCATCCAGATAGTAAAGGAATGAACagttatgagaaaaatttagaatCGGTAAAAGATATTTTTACACCTTTTGTTTGTTACAATGTAGTTTTATACCTTCATCTTCTGGAAACAGCCTACACAATTCTTCGGCAACTCGTGGCTCGATTTCTTGTCCATCACGACCAATTTTCACTTGTTTACCATCATTCCATGGGTTATATAGATGCAACGTCGATGTAAAAGGCAATTCCTTTCTGCATATCCAATCAACCTTGAATACACCTCCCAATGCTTTGGCTGATAAACCTGGTGGTAATACCTATGAAGCGAGTGGTCAGTAGAAAGATTATGATAGATTAAGTATTGTATTAATTTGtaactatttttttgtattacgTTAAACGGTATTTTTAACATGCTGCTCAATCACATTTGAATCAAGTGCAGCGAAATTTGTCTCAAAAGTaagaaaagatttgaaaaactattataAGGACAATAAATAAGATGCTCAAAAGCCGTGAAAGATTGTGAACTGTAGGGTGCGccaagaaaaagaatttttttatcaaacgcgcatcaaaattttgatAGAGCATCTCAAATAATATATCTCATCCACGTataagctcttaatattgatattcatCAGAGGTCCCCAAAAAAGTactgatataaaattttcctaAATCTAACCGATTACGAGATATTCACCTACAACCATTGAGTCATATGCGAATATCTCTTAATCGGTTAGAATTATGAAGATTTTATTTTGGTACTTTTTTATAGAGCATGAAATTTCTTATAATAATCTGTATCTACATAGTTTATAAGTCAAGCCgtttacgagaaaaaaaaaaaaatttccaatttccTTTATGTGTTATTTCagtggaaaatggaaaaacaatATAGGCACGTCTAACTATCactattaagagctcatattagAATGAGATATAATATTTGATATGACCAACCAAAATTTTGATGCTCGTttacaaaaaagtaaaaaaaaatttttacacaccCTAGTAGACTGGCATGATTGTTCAAATATGTGatagtttgattttattactcTGGATACATATTCAGTAAAAGAATTGCAAGTTCATAGCCTCGTAGTAAATACACAAACCCATGATATAGGAGGACCATCTCTTCTGGATTCGGTGCTAAGCCTAGCAAAGCCAGCAAATTTCCCTGATTCTTTCACTGAGAAAATGAGAAGAACATTTCTTGATTCTCTATATGCTTGATTCAAATTAGCTTCATTCTGAGGAAGTGTGCTCCATACACCTTTGGCTTTTGATAGCGTCACGTTTTCTgcattatttgattttatgaTGAAGAAtctaatgagaaaaaattatagaaaatcgGCTTAAAAATGATTATCAAACCTAGCTGTACTTatgtatcgtttcaaataacaaGTAAATTGATGGGTAGGTTGATTTTTGATGTAACACGACTCTAAATGGTAtagaatatttataatttcactAGTCATTCATTGTGTATGTTAAATTTCTCTTCAGTATTCAGTATACCAAGCTATACCATTGTTTTACTTGATAACAAAAAAGTTTATTGCCGAATTCCACAGTATCAAACATGAAAACGAGTGTGATAAATAAACTTATCCAAGGTTGACTAATGATAAGtcaagaaatcaaaaaattgtatctcTGCAGTAAAAAACCCGGCTTTATAATCAGATTAATACTTAGAGACTTTAGAATATATTTTGCTCACACGACTGATGAATCAGTATGGTTTCAGCATATGTGAAAACGTAAATATAACATTCAGATGGTAGAAACAAATATTGGAGTAGATGGTAAAAAAACAGAGTTGTGGTTCTGTTCTTCCTTTGTGAAAATTATCTATGATACTAGTCTTACAACAAATATTACATAGTCATAACCAAATCCTTGTTACAACGGATAATATAATAGtataaattgatgaaaaaactatgtaatactcttattaataaacaaatagaCATTGTTGAGGTGTGTGTCGAACCTTGCATctctaaataaataatttagtTTTGTTGTATAATCGTAGTTTTTCGCAatagttttattttccttgGATCGCGCACGTTTTGTCTCAGGACTAGAAGACTTGGAGTCCCTGGACCTTGCCCGTTTTCCTCTGTTCCTACGATTCCTCTTGTTGTCTCCTCTGGAAGAGTTCGTTGAAACTGAGCTAATGCTAGGCTGACTGGAATCAGAATCTGAGCTACTTGAAGAAACTTCGCTACGAGTGTCATAAGTTTCATCTGCGCCTATTTTCAGCTCGTCGCCCATTTCATTTTCTCCGCAACTCAGGTTTATGTTATCTCCGTCTGCGTTGTTATCCATTGTGCAATTTTTAATGTTTATCGATGAAGTTCTGTCGTTATTGCTTTTTAGTTCTACGTATTTCGTTAATAGATTATAACGGGTGGTGATCTTCCGATAATGACTATCTATCCTGGTGCGTCTTGTGACAACGTGGAATAATCAGTGAAACGCCAGCGACGTTCTAGGGCCTCTAAATCTGCTCTGAAAcgcaaatataaaaatatcctTACTCCGTGGTAATGTATATTGGTAACTTTGCCCAACAACATGATCGTTACATATAGATACATCGCGTAATACATTGGTACAATTGGGAATTGTTATTgtgattgttattattatgataaAAATAGTCCTTgcataattcttttttctttttctgtttctttttctttctttcccctTTAAACTTGAGCTAGAAATCCGCGAGTAGTGAGAATCACGTGACATTTAGCTTTCGTTATGCATGGTGCTTTATTACGGCATTATATTTGTCAAAGGTTGGATGGTCGGTACGAAAAAGTTTTGTTGCGATCACGAAATGTGtcttttatttaaaacaaacGAATAACGAACAGGGACGTAATGGTCCTTGGAAGTAGGCAGGCACGGAGGGCATTGTACGTAATATCGTAGTAGGGAAACAATCCTAAGAGTAAGAAAAGTTCATTTAGGTATGTTTATTTTGGAGAGCCCCGTATCAACTAAGTCCTGGCACCACTAAACATGCTCAGAATCATCATCATATTGTACAAAGTTCATGTTTGCAAACGTAAGTCCTCGGATACAAGCCATTGCTGTCGACTCGGTACACTTACGTGCACACTCGTATTTCTCCACTTTAAAATACACAATTAGCACCGCACCAAGTACCCGTCTTTCAATTATCGATTGTCATGTGAATATTCTAAAGggtattttgattttttcgtttcttcaatATATACACTGGTAAACACAAAACAACTTTTTCAAAAGGGGAAATCCAGCCAAATATTACCACGGCAATAAACAATCTGCTCGAAATAAAAGCACTGAATAAAGACGGAGATAGAAGAAAACGCGTCTATCATGTGACGTACTGGACAATCGATAAGTATGATAACTTACGTGATATTTACCCTAGGAGGATGTTCGAGCACATCAGACCATTTTAGTAGTGATTTGTAAAATGTCCAAGAATTTACTTAATCGTAGGGGTTTTATATAGcggaattcatttatttaatgaaaaatctggatgtgaaaatatttttcatcgattacAGTGACTCCCAGGCACGCCAGGGGCCTGATTCTGATTTTCTTTTCGCCGGTGAAAACAAGATTTTCCGTTTTAAGCTAACTTCTGATCGATCTAGATGGCGCTTATCACCGTTTCTACGAGTGAAGAAAGAATCCGAATCAGGCCTCAGAAACAGAATCGATTCTGGGGCAGTGTGCGCTTACCGACCGAGTGAGAAAGTCGATTGTGATGTTATTCCGATGTTATTTAATGGCCGCCATGTTTAAAATCGAGAACCGCCATCTTCGACCATTTTTCACGGGTTGTTGACACGGGCAGTTCCCAGCCGGTCGTGAGAGTGTTTCTGCTAAAGAAAAGTtggtatataattataaactaACGATAAATAGTCAGTG from Neodiprion lecontei isolate iyNeoLeco1 chromosome 1, iyNeoLeco1.1, whole genome shotgun sequence includes these protein-coding regions:
- the LOC124292791 gene encoding carbohydrate sulfotransferase 11-like, producing MRKSSFAVANMLTKRLYIKYLLVCLILYTFIFVLQKRLKTFPSGKECTLTHNATKQFIKIGNEISSGNIPELEYDGIKSRLTDSQNMPHLWSILKMCGQYNLRTPLVKRHYLHNPNNTSMYCWIRKVASTSFIKLFSDMRNRSISKDYYKEIDVLSPKTIKELEDLVNDSKVFKFLVIRHPFQRIVSSYRDRIEDNTKYTAQAWKYTKMIFHLTRPEIFYKNGTTGSSLNRIFHNNKRLKLVPTFKEFVTWLLQEPTSNDDVHWDSYYSHCSVCDVKYNFVMKLEDYSIETIDFIFSKMGITKNQFFMPRLQATRNGFTDNYRTCSYFKDLTQETIFKLYQRYKIDFQMFNYTHENYLKCAH
- the LOC107222038 gene encoding YTH domain-containing protein 1, with protein sequence MDNNADGDNINLSCGENEMGDELKIGADETYDTRSEVSSSSSDSDSSQPSISSVSTNSSRGDNKRNRRNRGKRARSRDSKSSSPETKRARSKENKTIAKNYDYTTKLNYLFRDARFFIIKSNNAENVTLSKAKGVWSTLPQNEANLNQAYRESRNVLLIFSVKESGKFAGFARLSTESRRDGPPISWVLPPGLSAKALGGVFKVDWICRKELPFTSTLHLYNPWNDGKQVKIGRDGQEIEPRVAEELCRLFPEDEGIEMTPILRKSKEASKNVVRTSRSYRDNSRVVNNSRFLRSRGSGRGRRLFLTSRSRLASLARGHIHPSADHRGSRDHLQRYPSWFSRGDSPYSKGYGSSGIGAAAAAEAYVADYMRTMQHQLPPLPPYVTAHPYDSLPPPPPPPRYYDGLPLPPDYSSSTSALDKRSYERSVDEFLWRTASRHSRHSDHRSSTRDHHHRYRERR